One genomic region from Erythrobacter mangrovi encodes:
- a CDS encoding MmcB family DNA repair protein — MTESVQGLPETAAMVARGIARLFARNDIWCIPEMPLRNGRRADLMGVDPKGRLIIVEIKVQRGDLLGDGKWPDYLEFCDRFFWGVPPGLDRSALEGPDYRPDICGIIVADGYDGEIVRPAPLQPLAAARRKVEIERLARASLRRMTVAGDPHCAPWGTGR, encoded by the coding sequence ATGACGGAATCGGTACAAGGCCTGCCCGAGACGGCAGCGATGGTGGCGCGCGGAATCGCGCGACTGTTCGCGCGCAACGATATCTGGTGCATTCCGGAAATGCCGCTGCGCAATGGGCGCCGCGCGGACCTGATGGGGGTCGACCCAAAGGGTCGCCTGATCATCGTCGAAATCAAGGTCCAGCGTGGCGACCTGCTGGGCGATGGCAAATGGCCCGACTACCTCGAATTCTGCGATCGCTTCTTCTGGGGGGTCCCGCCAGGCCTCGACCGGTCAGCGCTCGAGGGACCCGATTACCGCCCCGACATCTGCGGAATCATCGTCGCCGACGGCTACGATGGCGAGATCGTCAGGCCGGCGCCATTGCAGCCGCTGGCGGCTGCGCGGCGCAAGGTCGAGATCGAGCGGCTAGCGCGCGCTTCGCTTCGCCGGATGACGGTGGCGGGAGACCCGCACTGCGCGCCGTGGGGTACGGGTCGCTAG
- a CDS encoding DUF2141 domain-containing protein, which produces MRGLSALALLPFALLLGAAAPGDGATITVSVTDLRNAKGIVRACMTTDADKFPRCRGVPGAYAATADAQEGTVTFTFTGVKPGRYAIALLHDENSNGKADRVLGMMPKEGFGFSRDAKVQMGPPSFADAAIDIGEEDRDLTIRMRYLL; this is translated from the coding sequence GTGAGAGGCCTCTCCGCCCTTGCGCTGTTGCCCTTCGCGCTCCTGCTTGGCGCAGCCGCCCCCGGCGACGGGGCGACGATCACCGTGTCCGTCACCGACCTGCGCAATGCCAAGGGTATCGTGCGCGCCTGCATGACGACCGATGCCGACAAGTTCCCGCGCTGCCGTGGGGTGCCCGGGGCCTATGCCGCAACCGCCGATGCGCAAGAAGGCACAGTGACCTTCACCTTCACCGGGGTGAAGCCGGGGCGATATGCGATTGCGCTCCTGCATGACGAGAACAGCAATGGTAAGGCGGACCGGGTCCTCGGGATGATGCCCAAGGAGGGCTTCGGCTTCTCACGCGATGCCAAGGTCCAGATGGGTCCGCCCAGCTTTGCCGACGCAGCGATCGATATCGGCGAGGAAGACCGCGATCTTACCATCCGCATGCGCTACCTGCTCTGA
- a CDS encoding DUF2141 domain-containing protein yields MTRSFTTLAGMTGLALAAATLSIPAQAQYRQTITENPAKCAPGAGPAVRVTIMGIKESRGTIRVQSYRATKEDWLEKGRWINRMEAPAKAGTMSFCMPLPAAGTYGIAVRHDLNGNGKTDIFSDGGAMSNNPSINIFNLGKPSYKKVGFTVESGVEAITINMRYR; encoded by the coding sequence ATGACGCGCAGTTTCACCACCCTCGCCGGGATGACCGGCCTCGCCCTTGCCGCCGCAACACTCAGCATTCCAGCACAGGCGCAGTACCGCCAGACCATTACCGAGAACCCCGCGAAATGCGCGCCTGGCGCAGGCCCCGCCGTGCGCGTGACGATCATGGGCATCAAGGAATCGCGCGGCACGATCCGCGTGCAAAGCTATCGCGCGACCAAGGAAGACTGGCTCGAGAAGGGGCGCTGGATCAATCGCATGGAGGCACCGGCCAAGGCCGGCACCATGTCCTTCTGCATGCCGCTACCGGCGGCGGGGACCTATGGGATAGCTGTGCGCCATGACCTGAACGGCAATGGCAAGACCGACATCTTTTCCGACGGCGGGGCAATGTCGAACAACCCCAGCATCAACATCTTCAATCTCGGGAAGCCCAGCTACAAGAAGGTCGGCTTCACCGTGGAGAGCGGGGTCGAGGCAATCACGATCAATATGCGCTATCGTTGA
- a CDS encoding asparagine synthase-related protein: MLAAWSNRGGAVRRQPILAALSAYSGDRPALVADSFGSIATCRPGQRSPPVDAPTPYADGILAFTGWLDRAPDRHQTDTQCYAQALERYGSDADDRLSGAYAAATLYPDGRLRLSRSPWQAPPLHYAAHLGEVIASSVLRALFAFGIPRTLDRTRVLNALYLDGAGDPTAGWYCGVRSVPLGTSLIVSPDGSVEIQRQYDPFRAYVDVGKDPAQWVAEARSLIDDHARLAASRSQHPAISLSGGLDSPIAAAALLRTKPATAPLSVISVRPSRSWDMVTEPGKFGDEGSRAEEFCAMHGLTAVFTHEGGFDLDLQDLHRASAITSPFIGNGGMIMAAYRAAAAAGADWFFDAVSGNDTISAEGHWAYPAMLASGRWRQLLAALRQRSNDPRGLARKFVSLALMPHLPVGARNTLKVRFSRGAGSVADRSSLLKRAVIADFGLATAASQRQTATGRRRMIELAWAASDSGMADLELGREQLTGLRRRDLLAYRPLIEFCLSLPDEAFLRDGTDRWLARELARGIMPESQRRETRYGGHNVDWHSYLVARREELLETFDGLSTHPWLGEWIDVERARGLLDALPNRTPLDPATAWPLQFGIVGTAAIARFVAQVEGRNAL; this comes from the coding sequence TTGCTTGCTGCATGGAGCAACCGGGGCGGAGCGGTCCGTCGTCAACCGATCCTTGCGGCGCTCTCTGCCTATTCCGGCGACCGACCAGCGCTGGTCGCGGATAGCTTCGGCTCCATTGCCACCTGTCGGCCCGGTCAGCGATCGCCCCCGGTCGATGCCCCTACGCCCTACGCAGATGGTATCCTTGCCTTCACCGGCTGGCTGGACCGCGCCCCGGACAGGCACCAAACCGATACACAATGCTACGCGCAAGCCCTCGAGCGATACGGCTCCGACGCCGATGATCGCCTGAGCGGCGCCTATGCCGCAGCGACGCTCTATCCCGACGGTCGCCTGCGCCTGTCGCGCTCGCCCTGGCAGGCGCCCCCGCTTCACTATGCGGCCCATCTGGGCGAAGTCATCGCCAGTTCGGTCCTGCGCGCGCTCTTTGCCTTCGGTATTCCTCGCACGCTCGACCGGACGCGCGTTCTCAATGCGCTTTATCTCGATGGCGCCGGAGACCCGACTGCGGGCTGGTATTGCGGTGTCAGGAGCGTCCCTTTGGGCACTTCGCTGATCGTGAGTCCGGATGGATCCGTCGAGATCCAGCGCCAATACGATCCCTTCCGCGCATACGTGGATGTAGGGAAAGACCCTGCACAGTGGGTCGCCGAGGCACGGTCCCTGATCGACGATCATGCGCGACTGGCAGCGAGCCGCTCGCAACATCCGGCGATTTCGCTGTCCGGCGGGCTCGATTCACCGATCGCAGCCGCAGCCCTGCTCAGGACGAAACCGGCGACTGCCCCCTTGAGCGTCATCTCCGTCCGACCATCCCGGTCATGGGACATGGTGACCGAACCGGGCAAGTTCGGCGATGAGGGATCCCGGGCCGAAGAATTCTGCGCCATGCACGGACTGACGGCCGTGTTCACTCACGAAGGCGGCTTCGATCTCGACCTGCAGGACTTGCATCGTGCAAGCGCCATCACTTCCCCTTTCATTGGTAATGGGGGGATGATCATGGCAGCCTATCGCGCGGCCGCTGCCGCGGGCGCGGACTGGTTCTTCGATGCCGTCTCGGGAAACGACACAATCAGTGCCGAAGGCCATTGGGCCTATCCCGCCATGCTCGCTTCAGGCCGGTGGCGGCAGTTGCTGGCCGCACTCCGGCAGCGATCGAACGACCCGCGAGGCCTGGCCCGCAAATTCGTCTCGCTGGCGCTGATGCCGCACCTTCCGGTCGGAGCCCGCAACACCCTAAAGGTCCGTTTCTCGCGCGGCGCCGGGTCGGTTGCCGACAGGTCTTCCTTGCTCAAGCGGGCGGTCATTGCTGATTTCGGGCTGGCGACAGCCGCAAGCCAGCGCCAGACCGCGACCGGGCGCCGCCGGATGATTGAGCTGGCGTGGGCAGCAAGCGATTCGGGCATGGCTGATCTCGAACTTGGGCGCGAACAGCTCACCGGCCTGCGCCGCCGGGACCTGCTCGCCTATCGACCGTTGATCGAATTCTGCCTGTCGTTGCCCGATGAGGCATTCTTACGGGATGGGACTGATCGCTGGCTCGCGCGCGAGCTCGCACGCGGAATCATGCCGGAAAGCCAGCGGCGCGAAACCCGTTACGGCGGGCATAATGTCGACTGGCACAGCTATCTCGTCGCGAGGCGCGAGGAGCTGCTCGAAACCTTCGATGGCCTATCGACCCACCCCTGGCTGGGGGAGTGGATCGATGTCGAACGGGCACGCGGTTTGCTTGACGCCTTGCCGAACCGCACACCGCTGGACCCTGCGACTGCGTGGCCCCTGCAGTTCGGGATAGTCGGGACCGCGGCAATCGCCCGCTTCGTGGCGCAGGTGGAAGGTCGCAACGCCCTTTGA
- a CDS encoding sterol desaturase family protein: MWTGILLSALAMTAIIAGRYLASSGLFALVTNRVRPGYHAKLSGQIRREIAWSLASAAIYGIPAGVVAWGWQQRGWTLIYTGWNDYPLWYLPLAPFIYLLAHDSWFYWTHRWMHRPRPFRIAHAVHHASRPPTAWAAMSFHPWEALTGAVVIPALVLMVPIHVAMLGLVLLVMTVMGVTNHMGWEMFPRKLVHSALGGWLITASHHQRHHEEYRCNYGLYFRFWDRLCGTDRGLSETL; encoded by the coding sequence ATGTGGACCGGCATCCTCCTTTCCGCCCTGGCCATGACCGCAATCATCGCCGGGCGCTATCTCGCCAGCAGCGGCCTGTTTGCACTCGTCACCAATCGCGTCAGGCCAGGCTATCATGCCAAGCTGAGCGGGCAGATCCGTCGCGAGATAGCCTGGTCGCTTGCTTCTGCAGCCATCTACGGCATCCCGGCGGGCGTGGTGGCGTGGGGCTGGCAGCAACGTGGCTGGACGCTGATCTATACGGGATGGAACGACTACCCCTTATGGTACCTGCCGCTTGCGCCATTCATCTACCTGCTGGCACACGACAGCTGGTTCTACTGGACCCATCGCTGGATGCACCGGCCGAGGCCGTTCCGGATCGCCCACGCGGTGCATCACGCCAGCCGGCCACCCACTGCCTGGGCGGCGATGAGCTTCCACCCGTGGGAAGCGCTCACGGGCGCGGTGGTGATCCCGGCTCTCGTGCTCATGGTGCCGATCCATGTCGCGATGCTAGGCCTGGTGCTGCTGGTGATGACCGTCATGGGCGTCACCAACCACATGGGCTGGGAGATGTTCCCGCGGAAACTGGTTCACTCGGCGTTAGGGGGCTGGCTGATAACCGCCAGCCACCATCAGCGTCACCATGAAGAGTATCGATGCAACTACGGCCTCTATTTCCGTTTCTGGGATCGCTTGTGCGGAACCGACCGGGGGCTGAGCGAAACCCTGTGA
- a CDS encoding ABC transporter ATP-binding protein yields the protein MTQAFRSFLDLAGAHRLAALVLLSAIGAITEGFGLVLLVPMVGTLTGGLALVDLPFPLPHWSLATLLALFMALVVLRSLVDMARALSAQRLEVAVVDELRRRAVAALLGAEWRTLSTMQQSANRALLVTSVDRVGEAVQHVSTLTRALVSLLALGLAALALSPALAMGCMLAGLFALAALGGLRRKARMLGDALSRRYEAIYARLEATLSALRLVKSFSRERAEAQSLADEFNSMRKAERRYLVGTSLARAALQSGAALALALAVWMSVVLWQVPAPVLLAMTAIAVRAVPLVEALQSAGQGWAHAAPAFDDAQRLIARAEAVAEVPPAGVQPRLRRALVLDRVTYRHTVERAGVSDVSFELEAGTIAALVGPSGSGKSTLADLLGGLLSPDEGQIIVDGLSLAGGHRNAWRQRVAYVQQEAMLFGGSVRQNLLWAQPDASEAQLHHALTSAAAQFVEELPGGLDCQLNEGGRSLSGGERQRIALARALLRDPDLLILDEATSAVDPESELAITSAVRRLAGSCTILVIGHRGALVDSADRRISLDSGRLVQA from the coding sequence ATGACCCAAGCGTTCAGATCCTTCCTTGACCTGGCCGGTGCGCACCGGCTGGCCGCGCTGGTTCTCCTGTCGGCAATCGGCGCAATTACCGAAGGGTTCGGGCTGGTCCTGCTGGTACCGATGGTGGGGACGCTCACCGGCGGCCTGGCGCTGGTCGATCTTCCGTTTCCGCTACCACATTGGTCGCTGGCCACGCTGCTCGCGTTATTCATGGCGCTGGTCGTCTTGCGCTCGTTGGTCGACATGGCCCGCGCCCTGTCTGCCCAACGGCTCGAAGTCGCGGTGGTGGACGAGTTGCGCCGACGGGCTGTGGCGGCCCTGCTCGGTGCCGAGTGGCGTACGCTCTCTACCATGCAGCAAAGCGCCAACCGTGCACTGTTGGTAACCTCGGTCGACCGGGTCGGAGAGGCCGTGCAGCATGTCTCGACCCTGACCCGCGCGCTTGTTTCGCTCCTCGCGCTGGGCTTGGCGGCGCTCGCGCTTTCTCCGGCGCTGGCGATGGGATGCATGCTCGCAGGCCTGTTCGCGCTGGCCGCGCTGGGCGGACTGCGGCGCAAGGCACGGATGCTCGGCGATGCGCTCTCCCGCCGCTACGAAGCGATTTATGCCCGGCTCGAAGCAACTCTGTCGGCGCTGCGGCTGGTGAAGAGCTTTAGTCGCGAAAGGGCCGAAGCCCAGAGCCTCGCCGACGAATTCAACAGCATGCGCAAGGCCGAGCGCCGCTACCTGGTTGGCACTTCGCTGGCGCGCGCCGCGCTGCAATCCGGGGCGGCACTGGCCCTGGCATTGGCGGTATGGATGTCGGTCGTGCTGTGGCAGGTACCTGCGCCGGTCCTGCTCGCCATGACCGCCATCGCGGTCCGCGCGGTCCCGCTTGTCGAGGCCCTGCAATCGGCAGGGCAAGGCTGGGCCCATGCGGCTCCCGCATTCGATGATGCCCAGAGGTTGATTGCCCGGGCCGAGGCGGTGGCGGAGGTTCCGCCGGCAGGGGTCCAGCCCCGCCTTCGCAGGGCCTTGGTTCTTGATCGGGTCACCTATCGCCACACGGTCGAGAGGGCCGGTGTGAGCGATGTCTCGTTCGAACTTGAAGCCGGAACGATTGCGGCGCTGGTCGGCCCCTCAGGGTCGGGCAAGAGCACCCTGGCCGACTTGCTCGGCGGCCTGCTTTCGCCGGATGAGGGCCAGATCATTGTCGATGGCTTGTCGCTTGCCGGGGGGCACCGAAACGCGTGGCGGCAGCGCGTCGCCTACGTCCAGCAGGAGGCCATGCTGTTCGGCGGTTCCGTCCGCCAGAACCTGCTTTGGGCTCAACCGGATGCAAGTGAAGCGCAACTCCACCACGCCCTGACAAGCGCCGCAGCACAATTCGTGGAGGAACTGCCCGGCGGGCTCGACTGCCAATTGAACGAGGGCGGACGCAGCTTGTCAGGAGGCGAGCGGCAACGCATCGCACTGGCGCGCGCCCTGTTGCGCGACCCCGACCTGCTGATCCTCGACGAGGCGACCAGCGCGGTCGATCCGGAGAGCGAACTGGCGATCACCTCGGCGGTCCGTAGGCTCGCGGGCAGTTGCACCATCCTTGTCATTGGGCACCGTGGCGCACTGGTCGACAGCGCAGACCGGCGGATCAGCCTTGATAGCGGGCGGCTGGTCCAAGCATGA
- a CDS encoding diacylglycerol/lipid kinase family protein: MDRVVYNFETLAVQAHAAAQPSQPRTTRDFRAPNPRIGVIYNPRSHRNKGQDLACTARASITVAQPRTREDIAGALADFAARGIDYLIINGGDGTVRDVLTMGQGVFGDNWPALAILPKGKTNALNVDLGAPSGWNLPEAIAAYADGHRIVRRPLVVAREGAEEPAMLGFIFGAGAFTLGIEAGQDAHQLGFFNSLAVGATSVWGVMQALFGSDANVWRRGTQMQLVCQPSGTPLPHSGHGDLARRNIILVSTLKKLPMGIKLFGAEREGLKLAVLDKPRRRVLLALPAILLGWQPKWLAAAGLHQLDATSFTLDVAEPVILDGEAFPAGRYAIGQGPELTFVTP, encoded by the coding sequence ATGGATCGGGTAGTCTATAATTTCGAGACCCTAGCGGTCCAGGCGCATGCGGCAGCCCAGCCGTCGCAGCCGCGCACCACGCGCGATTTTCGCGCGCCGAATCCCCGGATCGGTGTGATCTACAATCCGCGCAGCCACCGCAACAAAGGCCAGGATCTTGCCTGCACGGCGCGTGCGAGCATTACCGTTGCCCAACCTCGCACGCGCGAGGACATTGCTGGCGCGCTGGCCGATTTTGCCGCGCGAGGAATCGATTACTTGATCATCAATGGCGGTGACGGGACCGTGCGCGACGTCCTGACCATGGGGCAGGGCGTGTTCGGTGACAACTGGCCGGCGCTCGCGATCCTGCCGAAGGGCAAGACCAACGCGCTCAATGTCGATCTCGGCGCTCCAAGCGGCTGGAACCTGCCCGAGGCGATCGCCGCCTACGCGGACGGTCACAGGATAGTCCGTCGCCCGCTGGTCGTAGCGCGCGAGGGCGCGGAAGAGCCGGCGATGCTCGGATTCATTTTCGGTGCCGGCGCCTTCACCCTGGGGATCGAGGCCGGGCAGGATGCGCACCAGCTGGGTTTCTTCAACAGCCTGGCGGTAGGCGCCACCAGCGTGTGGGGTGTGATGCAGGCGCTGTTCGGCAGCGATGCCAATGTCTGGCGCCGCGGAACCCAGATGCAGCTAGTGTGCCAGCCTTCCGGCACGCCGCTACCCCATTCCGGCCATGGCGATCTCGCTCGCCGCAACATCATCCTGGTGAGCACGCTCAAGAAGCTGCCGATGGGGATCAAGTTGTTCGGTGCCGAACGCGAGGGGCTGAAGCTGGCGGTGCTCGACAAGCCGCGTCGGCGCGTCCTGTTGGCGCTTCCCGCGATCCTGCTCGGCTGGCAACCCAAGTGGCTTGCCGCGGCAGGCCTCCACCAACTCGATGCCACTTCGTTTACGCTCGACGTGGCCGAGCCGGTCATTCTGGACGGTGAAGCCTTCCCCGCAGGGCGTTATGCAATCGGTCAGGGCCCCGAGCTGACCTTCGTCACGCCGTGA